The Paracoccus sp. MBLB3053 nucleotide sequence GCTTTGGGCGGATATGACCAGCCGCACGCTGATCGCCCCGGCGGAACTGCCCATCGGCATCGTCACCGCGATGATCGGCGGGCCGTTCTTTCTGTGGATTCTGCTGCGCAATAGGGGAGTGCTGGACCTGTGAGCCTGATCGTCGAAGACATCGCGGTCAGCCTTGGCCGCAAACAGATCTTCAGCGGGGTCTCGATCGCCGCGCAGGCGGGGCAGTTCACCGCCATCGTCGGGCCGAATGGCTCGGGCAAGACCACCCTGATGCGCGCGCTGACCGGCGAGTTGCCGCACAAGGGCCGGATCACCTTGGGCGGGCACGACATCGCCGCGCTCGCGCCCGAGGAATTGGCCCGGCGACGCGGCGTGCTGCCCCAGGCGGCCGCGCTGTCCTTTCCCTTTACCGTCGCCGAGGTCGTCCGCATCGGTCTTGAGGCGCGGGGCGAGCGCGCCGATGCCCTGATCCCCGCCGCTTTGGCCGCGGTCGACCTGCCGGGCTTTTCCGGGCGGCTTTACCAGCAGCTTTCGGGCGGAGAGCAGCAGCGCGTGCAATTGGCCCGCGTGCTGGCTCAGGTCTGGCAGCCCGTCGGGCCCAATGGTCCGCGCTGGCTGTTTCTGGATGAACCGGTCATCAGCCTCGACATCGCACATCAGCTGACGGTGATGCGGCTGGCAGCGGATTACGCTCGCCGGGGCGGCGGTGTTCTGGCGGTGATGCATGACCTGAACTTGACGGCGCTCTTCGCGCAGAAGATCATCCTGATGGGCCGAGGCCAAGTCCTTGCGCAGGGCCGACCGGCAGAAGTGATGACCGACGCGATTTTATCCGAGGCCTATGGTTGCGCCCTGCGGGTGAACGAAGTTCCAAAGGACAGCATCTGGATACTGCCGCAAGCCACGTCCCTGGGCGGATAAGAGAAGGCGGTGCCGAAGATCACTACAGCGGTGGCGCAGATCTCTGGGCAATGCCCTTGGCGTGCGATCGATGCCAGCGGCGTCGTGCGGGACATACTTGTTCAACCGCGCCGGAACGCAAAGGCGGAATAGCGCTTTCCGGGAAAGCTGATCGCGCGTTTCGGGGCGCCGCATGTCGTCGTCACGGACAAGATGCGCAGCTACAACACGCCGATTGCCGAACTCGCGCTTGGTGCGGCCCGTCGCGCGCGCAAGGGCCAGAACAACCGTACCGGGGGCACTCCACTGCCCGATCGGACGAAGAGAAAAGATGATGAGGCGGTTCAATCCTCCGCACCAGGCGCAGCGTCGGTGCACCCCGCCGGGCGCAGCGCCGCCAGGGTGGCTTGATAATGCTCGCTCAGCAACCGGCAGGCCAGTTCAGCATCGCGGCTCAGAACGGCGTCAAGAATGGCCTGATGCTCGGCCAGCGCGCCTTCGCGACGGGCCTGGCTGGAATGGGTGTTCATCGAGACGTTCCGGTAGCGTGCCGCCTGATCCATCATCGTCGCGCAAAAGGACAGCAGCCAGCTTGAGCCGCAGTGGTCGATCAGCTGCATGTGGAACTCCTTGTGGCGGATGTCCCATTCCTCGGATATCTCCCGCCCGTCATCGGGCATCAGCCGGCGCGAGGTGCGCGACAAGCGGTGAAAGCTGACGACCAGCGCCTCTTCCCACGCTTCGTCGGAACGGGCGATGGATTCCTGCAATGCGCGGGTTTCCAGCCAGATGCGGGTCTTGACCAGCTCCTCAAGATCGCCCATCTCCAGCGGGGCGACAAAAAAGCCGCGCTGGCTCTTGCGTTCTACCAACCCCTCGGCAGAAAGCCGGTTCAGGGCCTCGCGCACGGGGACAGCGCCGATTTTGTAGCGTTCGGACACCGTCTCGATGCGCAGCTTCATGTCGGGAAGAAGCAGCCCCTGCAGAATGTCGCGGCGGATCAGGTTATAGACCTGTTCCGACAGGCTGCGCATGTCGCTTGGCAACTTCTCTCCCATCGCGTTCAACCAAGGCCACCCGGCCGTTGGTCCTTGTTCCAGAACACGAACCGGCGTTGTGCCCAGACGACGGTGAAATACAGACAAAGTCCCAGCAGGCTCAAGTAGAGGATCAGCGCAAAGACGCGCGGCGTGTCCATCTGGCTGGCGGATTGCCGGATCAATGCCCCGAAGCCCTTGCCGCCGCCCAAAAATTCGCCAGTGATCGCCCCGGCCATGACGCCCACCGCCGCGATTTTCAGGCCGGTGAACATATAGGGCAGGCCGGTCGGCAGTTTCAGCCGCAGCAGCGTCTGCATCCGCGTCGCGCCCATGGATTTGAAAAGCATCCGTTCGTTTTCGGTGGCGGCATAAAGACCGGCAGCGGTGGCGACGACGATGGGAAAGGTCGCGATAAAGGCCGCGAGCGCCACCTTGGAGGCAATGTCGAAGCCCAGCCATGCGATGAAGAGCGGCGCGAAGGCCACCTTGGGCATGGTGTCGATCGCGACCAGATAGGGCATGACCGCGCGTTCGCCGAATTTGGTCTCGCCGACCAGAACGCCCAGCAGGAAACCGATGCTCGCCGCGATCAGGAAGCCGAAGAAGACCGTTTTGGTGGTCGTCCAGAGCGCGCCGAGCATGTAATCGCCGGTGATCAGATTGCGCCCCACGAAGATCAGATCCGCAAGCGTTTCGGCGGGGCTTGGCAGGATGATCGGAGATACCCAACCCCAGCGTGTCACCAGATCCCACAGCGTGACGACAGCGATGAACAGAAGCGACATGGCGAGCCAGCGCGGCATGGCGTCGATCCAGCTGGTTTTCTCGATCCAGACGGTGTCAGGCAGGTCGTCGGAAGCGGTCTCGGTCATTGCTCGGCCTCCTTGCCCAGCAGGTCGCGGATATGGGCCACGATCCGGCCGAATTCCGGGGTATTGATCATGTCCAGCGTGCGCGGCCGGGGCAGGGGGATCACCACCTCCTCGACGATGCGGCCGGGACGCGGCTTCATCACCAGGATGCGGTCGGACAGGATCACCGCCTCGGCCAGGGAATGGGTGACGAGAAAGGCGGTGGCGCGGGTCTCGTGGCAGATCCGCTGCAACTCCATGTTCATGAAATCCCGCGTCAGCTCGTCCAGCGCGCTGAAGGGCTCGTCCAGCAGCAAGACCGCCGGCCGGGTGATCAGCATCCGGCAGATCGAGGCCCGCTGCGCCATGCCGCCGGACAATTCGCCCGGATAGACATGCGCGAAATCGCCCAGACCCACGAGGTCCAGCAGATCCTGTGCCCGCGCGCGGGCGGCGCGGGCGGCGGATTTGCCCTGCCGGATCTCGATCGGCAGGACAATGTTTTCAATCGTGGTCATCCAGGGCAGCAGCGTCGCCTGCTGAAACATCATCCCGATATCGGCGCGGGTGCCGATGACGGGCTTGCCCTCGAGCGTGACGCGACCCGAGGTCGGCGGCATGAGTCCCGACATGATCTTCAGCAGCGTCGATTTCCCGCAGCCCGACGAGCCGATGACCGAGACGAACTCGCCCTCGCGCAGGGTCAGGTTCACATCCGTCAATGCGACCAGGCGATTGCGCGCATAGGTCTTGGACAGGCGCGAGATCTCATAGACCGGTCGGGGAATGGCGGCGCTGTCCGGAAGGATCTGGGACTCGGCCATCGTCATGACGCGTTCCAGCCCTCGACGAATTCATTGCTATAGACCGCCGAGAGGTCATCGAGCGGCTTTTCCAACGCCCCCGAGGCCACGGCGGCGTCATGGATCATCTGCCAATGCTCGGGGGGCTGATAGCCGTAGCCCTTGGCGGCAAAGGCCTCGGTGGGCGTCATCCGGTCGATCGCCGCCGCCAGAAGCGCTGCGGCGAATTTCTTGTCCTCGCCCTCCTGCGGGTTGCCGGTGGCGCAATGGGCCAGGGCCTTGTCATGGTTCGCCGGATCGCTGGCAAAGCGCATTCCCCGCACCAGGGCGCGCCCGAATTTCGGCGCAAGATCCGGGGTCGCGGCCATCTGGCTTTCCAGCATGGCGATGCCATTGCCAAAGAAGCCCAGATATTTCTCGGGCGTGATTTCACGCAGTTCCAGCCCACGCGCACCAAGGATCGCCGCATCCGAGATCGCACCCGCATAGGAGCCGACCTCGTCGCGCAGGAAGGCGACCGCAGCCGTTCCGCCATCGCCAACCGGCAGGAAGGTATAATCCACCCCGTCCTTCATCCCGAGATCCGTCAGGATGGCGCGGGTGAACGACACCTCGGCCCCGTCCGCCGTGCCGACGCCGACGACCGTCCCCTTCAGGTCCGCCGGGCTTTGCACCGCGCTGTCTTTCTTGACCAGAAGGCCAAAGACCGATTTCGGAAACAGATTATAGATGAACTTCACGTCCACGCCGCGCGCCCGCGCGCCAAGGACCGGCCCCGGTCCGGGGGCGCCGATCTGGGCCTGCCCGGCCGACATGGCCTGCAGCACGGCCGAAGAGCCGTCGATGGCCTGCAGGGTGGGCGCAAGCCCTTCTTCGCCGAAATAGCCCTCGCCGAGTGCCACCCAATAGGGCAGCCAGGTCAGGGCCGAGGGGTTTGGTACGGCGAATGTGATTGCCGTCTGCGCCCGCACGATCCCGGGACGCCCAATGGCAAAGGTCGCTGCTGCCGCTGCCGCAAGTCCCCCGAAGGCACGGCGGGAAAGTCTCGTTGCTTCCGTCATCTCGTTTCTCCTCCCATGTCGCGGGTGGCGGGCCTCCTCAGATCCGCATCCCCTTGTCGAGGCTATACCATCTGCGAAGAAAATCAAAAAAATATACGATCCGAAAAAATTTAGGTTGGAATATCTTTATCCAGATGCATGATCGGGCAAGCGGGTCGTTTGCCCCGAGGAGGAGATATGATGGCTTATGCCCTGACACCGCCCCAGCAGGCCTATCTGGACATCGTCGGCAGCGACGAGAAATTTCCGGTCCGGCGGATCTATTGCATCGGCAAGAACTATGTCGCCCATGTCATCGAAATGGGCGGAGAGGTCGAGCGCGACCCGCCGGTGATCTTTCAGAAACCGAATGATTCCGTGGTCCGCAATGGCGGCGAGATCCCCTATCCGGTCTATACCGAGAATTTTCATTATGAGGGCGAATTGGTCGTCGCGCTGAAATCCGGCGGGCATCATATTGCCGTGGCCGAGGCGGCGGGACATGTCTTTGGCTATGCGGTCGGGCTCGACATGACGCGGCGCGACCATCAGGCAAGGGCGCTGGAAAACGGCCTGCCCTGGGAGATCACGAAATCCTTCGATCACTCGGCCCCGATCGGTCCGATCAGCCGGATCGAGGATACCGGCGTCCTGACCGCAGGCCGGATCACGCTTTCCGTCAATGGCGAGACGCGGCAGGATGGCGATATCGGCTGGATGATCTGGAAGATCGACGAGATCATCTCGAAGCTCTCCGAACAGTTCCGGCTGGCGCCCGGCGATGTCATCATGACCGGAACGCCGGCAGGCGTGGGCGCGGTGGTGCCGGGGGACGAGCTGGTCGTGCATGTGGACGGGTTGCAGGATCTGCACCTGCGGATCGGCGGCCCGGCGGCGTGACCCCTTATGCCAGATTAGCGGAACTTGGCGCGGCCACGCTGGGCGAGGCATGGCCCCAGGCGCGCATCGTGACCGCGCCGCCGCGGCCGCTTGCCCCGGACATGGCACTGGCCGGGCCGGCCGTGACGGTTCGGTGCCAGCCGGGCGACAATCTGGTGCTGCACAGGGTCATCGCCCAGGCCGGGCCGGGCGATGTGCTTGTCGTCGATTATGGGGGCAGGACCGACAGCGCCCCTTTTGGCGAGATCATGGCGCTGGCCTGTCAGCTGCGCGGCATCGCCGGTCTGATCATCGACGGCGCGGTGCGCGACAGCAGGGCGATCATCCGTGCGGGTTTTCCGGTCTTTGCCCGCGGCCTGACGATCCGTGGCTCGACCAAACGGCATGTCGGCGCGATCGGCCCGAACCTGCTGCTCGCCGGAACCGAGGTCGCTGCGGGTGATCTGGTGGTGGCCGATGCCGATGGCATGGTCGTGGTCGCGCGGGATCAGATCGACACAGCGCTTGATGCCGCGCAGGCCCGCGCCGCGCGCGAGGAACACATCATGGCGCGGCTGCGGGCCGGGGAAAGCACGCTAGAGATTTTTGGCCTTGGGCCAAAGGAGGACGGATGAGCGAGGTGATCGGCATTGCCGGAGTGGGTCGCATGGGCAGCGCCTTTGCGCAGCGTCTGATCGGAACCGGGCATCAGGTCCGGGTCTGGAACCGCAATCCCGATCGCTGTGCCCCGGCGGTCGCGGCGGGGGCCGAGCAGGTCGATATGGCGGGGCTGGCCGCCTGTCCGGTCATCATTACCTCGCTTGCCGATGATCTGGCCGTGTCTCAGATCACCAAGGCGCTTATCGACGCGGGTCTTGGCGATGGCCTGTTGATCGAGATGTCGACGCTCTTGCCGAGCGAGGCCGCGGCGCTGGCGCAGCAGGTCGGCGCGGCGGGGGTGGAATTTCTGCATGCTCCGGTCGGCGGGACGGTCGAGCCCGCGCTGAAAGGGCAGTTGCTGGGCATGGCGGGCGGAAGCGCCGCGGCTTTCGCGCGCGCCCGGCCGGTTCTGGACCATCTGTGCCGCCGGGTCGAATATCTGGGCACACCCGAGGCAGCGGCACGGATGAAGCTGGCGATCAACCTGCCGCTCGCGATCTATTGGCAGACGCTGGGCGAGGCGCTGGCTTTGCTGCGCGGCGCGGGCATCGCGCCCGAACTCGCGATCAGCATGATCGCGGACAGTTCCGCCGGACCGACCGTGCTGAAGAACCGCCAGCAGGTCGTGGTCGATACATTGGCGGGGCAGGATCTGGCCGGCACCTTCGACCTGGCTGGCCTTGCCAAGGATCTGAACCAAGCCTTGGTTCTGGCGCGGGGCGAAGGCGCGGATATGCCGCTTTCCGATGCGACCGCCCCGCGCTATGCCCGGGCATTGGAGCAGGGGCATGGCGGGCTTGACGGCGCGAGCCTGTCGCGACGTGCGGCGGGCTGGCCGTGATGGATGTCGCGACCCTGATCGAGCTTGTCCTTGCGCTGGCCGTCTCGGGCGCTTTGATCGGTTTTCTCGCGGGACTGTTCGGGATCGGGGGCGGCGCGATTTCCGTGCCGGTGTTTTTCGAGATCTTCCAGCTTCTTGGCTACGCGCCAGAAATTTCGATGCCGCTCGCGGTCGGAACCTCGCTCGCGGTGATCGTGCCCACCTCGATCGCCTCGGCGCGCGGCCATTGGCATCGCGGAACGGTTGACATGGCTTTGCTGCGCATCTGGGCGATCCCGATCCTGATCGGAGTCCTGGCGGGCTCGGTCATTGCCCGATATGCCGACCCTTGGGTCTTTCAGGTCGTTTTCGTCGCCGTCGCGACGGTCATCGCCATCAGGCTGCTGACCGGGGGCCAAGGCTGGCGCCTTGCCGAGACGCTGCCCGGCCGCGCCCTGCTGACGATCTATGGCGCGGTGATCGGCTTTCTTTCGGCGTTGATGGGGATCGGTGGCGGCGCGCTGTCGAATCTTGCCATGACCTTGCACGGCGTGCCGATCCATCGTGCGATCTCGACCTCGGCCGGGGTCGGGGTGCTGATCGCGATTCCCGGCACCCTGGGCTATATGGCCGCGGGATGGGGCAGGGCCGGTCTGCCCCCCGACGCGCTTGGCTTCGTTTCGCCCATCACCTTCGCCCTGACCATTCCCACGGCGCTGCTGACCGCAAGGCTGGGCGTCAGGCTGGCCCACGCCCTGTCGCGGCGGCATCTTGAAATGGCCTTCGGCCTGTTCCTGCTGACAGTATCGGCGCGGTTCCTGCTCGGATTGCTGGGATAGCCCCGGTACGGAACCCG carries:
- a CDS encoding heme ABC transporter ATP-binding protein; its protein translation is MSLIVEDIAVSLGRKQIFSGVSIAAQAGQFTAIVGPNGSGKTTLMRALTGELPHKGRITLGGHDIAALAPEELARRRGVLPQAAALSFPFTVAEVVRIGLEARGERADALIPAALAAVDLPGFSGRLYQQLSGGEQQRVQLARVLAQVWQPVGPNGPRWLFLDEPVISLDIAHQLTVMRLAADYARRGGGVLAVMHDLNLTALFAQKIILMGRGQVLAQGRPAEVMTDAILSEAYGCALRVNEVPKDSIWILPQATSLGG
- a CDS encoding GntR family transcriptional regulator, producing MGEKLPSDMRSLSEQVYNLIRRDILQGLLLPDMKLRIETVSERYKIGAVPVREALNRLSAEGLVERKSQRGFFVAPLEMGDLEELVKTRIWLETRALQESIARSDEAWEEALVVSFHRLSRTSRRLMPDDGREISEEWDIRHKEFHMQLIDHCGSSWLLSFCATMMDQAARYRNVSMNTHSSQARREGALAEHQAILDAVLSRDAELACRLLSEHYQATLAALRPAGCTDAAPGAED
- a CDS encoding ABC transporter permease; the encoded protein is MTETASDDLPDTVWIEKTSWIDAMPRWLAMSLLFIAVVTLWDLVTRWGWVSPIILPSPAETLADLIFVGRNLITGDYMLGALWTTTKTVFFGFLIAASIGFLLGVLVGETKFGERAVMPYLVAIDTMPKVAFAPLFIAWLGFDIASKVALAAFIATFPIVVATAAGLYAATENERMLFKSMGATRMQTLLRLKLPTGLPYMFTGLKIAAVGVMAGAITGEFLGGGKGFGALIRQSASQMDTPRVFALILYLSLLGLCLYFTVVWAQRRFVFWNKDQRPGGLG
- a CDS encoding ABC transporter ATP-binding protein, coding for MTMAESQILPDSAAIPRPVYEISRLSKTYARNRLVALTDVNLTLREGEFVSVIGSSGCGKSTLLKIMSGLMPPTSGRVTLEGKPVIGTRADIGMMFQQATLLPWMTTIENIVLPIEIRQGKSAARAARARAQDLLDLVGLGDFAHVYPGELSGGMAQRASICRMLITRPAVLLLDEPFSALDELTRDFMNMELQRICHETRATAFLVTHSLAEAVILSDRILVMKPRPGRIVEEVVIPLPRPRTLDMINTPEFGRIVAHIRDLLGKEAEQ
- a CDS encoding ABC transporter substrate-binding protein; the protein is MTEATRLSRRAFGGLAAAAAATFAIGRPGIVRAQTAITFAVPNPSALTWLPYWVALGEGYFGEEGLAPTLQAIDGSSAVLQAMSAGQAQIGAPGPGPVLGARARGVDVKFIYNLFPKSVFGLLVKKDSAVQSPADLKGTVVGVGTADGAEVSFTRAILTDLGMKDGVDYTFLPVGDGGTAAVAFLRDEVGSYAGAISDAAILGARGLELREITPEKYLGFFGNGIAMLESQMAATPDLAPKFGRALVRGMRFASDPANHDKALAHCATGNPQEGEDKKFAAALLAAAIDRMTPTEAFAAKGYGYQPPEHWQMIHDAAVASGALEKPLDDLSAVYSNEFVEGWNAS
- a CDS encoding fumarylacetoacetate hydrolase family protein, producing MMAYALTPPQQAYLDIVGSDEKFPVRRIYCIGKNYVAHVIEMGGEVERDPPVIFQKPNDSVVRNGGEIPYPVYTENFHYEGELVVALKSGGHHIAVAEAAGHVFGYAVGLDMTRRDHQARALENGLPWEITKSFDHSAPIGPISRIEDTGVLTAGRITLSVNGETRQDGDIGWMIWKIDEIISKLSEQFRLAPGDVIMTGTPAGVGAVVPGDELVVHVDGLQDLHLRIGGPAA
- a CDS encoding RraA family protein is translated as MTPYARLAELGAATLGEAWPQARIVTAPPRPLAPDMALAGPAVTVRCQPGDNLVLHRVIAQAGPGDVLVVDYGGRTDSAPFGEIMALACQLRGIAGLIIDGAVRDSRAIIRAGFPVFARGLTIRGSTKRHVGAIGPNLLLAGTEVAAGDLVVADADGMVVVARDQIDTALDAAQARAAREEHIMARLRAGESTLEIFGLGPKEDG
- a CDS encoding NAD(P)-dependent oxidoreductase, whose translation is MSEVIGIAGVGRMGSAFAQRLIGTGHQVRVWNRNPDRCAPAVAAGAEQVDMAGLAACPVIITSLADDLAVSQITKALIDAGLGDGLLIEMSTLLPSEAAALAQQVGAAGVEFLHAPVGGTVEPALKGQLLGMAGGSAAAFARARPVLDHLCRRVEYLGTPEAAARMKLAINLPLAIYWQTLGEALALLRGAGIAPELAISMIADSSAGPTVLKNRQQVVVDTLAGQDLAGTFDLAGLAKDLNQALVLARGEGADMPLSDATAPRYARALEQGHGGLDGASLSRRAAGWP
- a CDS encoding sulfite exporter TauE/SafE family protein produces the protein MDVATLIELVLALAVSGALIGFLAGLFGIGGGAISVPVFFEIFQLLGYAPEISMPLAVGTSLAVIVPTSIASARGHWHRGTVDMALLRIWAIPILIGVLAGSVIARYADPWVFQVVFVAVATVIAIRLLTGGQGWRLAETLPGRALLTIYGAVIGFLSALMGIGGGALSNLAMTLHGVPIHRAISTSAGVGVLIAIPGTLGYMAAGWGRAGLPPDALGFVSPITFALTIPTALLTARLGVRLAHALSRRHLEMAFGLFLLTVSARFLLGLLG